From the genome of Lotus japonicus ecotype B-129 chromosome 6, LjGifu_v1.2, one region includes:
- the LOC130724008 gene encoding squamosa promoter-binding-like protein 1, whose protein sequence is MVPTLLSNGSQGSPTDIRQHQTVSMNKMQQEVVHAHDARATDQQLMSYIKPSISNTPPAYAEARDSTAGQIKMNNFDLNDIYIDSDDGIEDLERLPGTTNHVTSSLDYPWTQQDSHQSSPPQTSRNSESGSAHSPSSSTGEAQCRTDRIVFKLFGKEPSDFPLILRAQILDWLSHSPTDIESYIRPGCIVLTIYLRQAEAVWEEICYDLTSSLGRLLDVSDDTFWRTGWVHIRVQHQMAFIFNGLLPYNMDC, encoded by the exons ATGGTGCCAACTTTACTCTCCAATGGTTCTCAAGGCTCTCCAACTGATATAAGACAACATCAAACTGTATCTATGAATAAAATGCAACAAGAAGTGGTGCATGCACATGATGCTAGGGCTACTGATCAGCAGCTCATGTCTTATATAAAGCCTAGCATTTCAAACACTCCTCCAGCTTACGCAGAAGCCAGAGACAGTACCGCTGGACAAATCAAGatgaataattttgatttgaatgacATATATATTGACTCAGACGATGGCATAGAAGATCTAGAAAGATTGCCTGGAACTACTAATCATGTCACTAGCTCTCTTGATTACCCATGGACACAACAAGATTCCCATCAGTCAAGTCCACCTCAGACAAGTAGAaattcagagtctggatctgcCCACTCCCCTTCTAGTTCCACTGGAGAAGCTCAG TGTCGCACAGATCGTATTGTTTTCAAACTCTTTGGTAAAGAGCCGAGTGATTTTCCTCTTATACTTAGAGCACAG ATTCTTGACTGGTTATCACACAGTCCTACTGATATTGAAAGCTACATACGACCTGGTTGTATTGTTTTGACAATTTATCTGCGCCAGGCTGAAGCTGTTTGGGAGGAA ATTTGCTATGATCTGACTTCTAGTTTGGGTAGGCTACTGGATGTCTCAGATGATACTTTTTGGAGAACTGGATGGGTTCACATCAGGGTGCAGCATCAGATGGCATTCATTTTCAATGGTCTCTTACCTTATAACATGGATTGTTGA
- the LOC130723011 gene encoding serine/threonine-protein phosphatase 7 long form homolog has protein sequence MDVRKRGEDIETSISKDHKTHHAFKRKKPTGTDENRVMENKSIKIARMKGGRKRSRHASTSEDPADRHERLHASTRRDDHIAATQAVEASAPSPSPSATPVEAPLATPAPSATPEEIDAADVVPDVVPEGGAEGGADEDLIQRVAPFPGGPEDLSLLAHYPDHKAPWTWQALLRTDPRYVDRRTLRVATVGGKVWNLPCDGDSEAHTHVRQLLQQTGLYHLPWCGLPETDPAVVLALVERWHEETSSFHMPFGEMTITLDDVSALLHLPTGSRFYTPGRGERDEVAALCAQLLGGSVAAYLAEFEAAGGQNIRFITLKTMYTSAMDGGRYEDAARIWLVNQLGATLFASKSGGYHTTVYWIGMLEDLGRVSEYAWGAIVLASLYEQLSRASRRKTAQIGGFTSLVLSWAYEYISSSVIIRTEVPG, from the exons ATGGATGTAAGAAAAAGGGGGGAAGATATAGAGACAAGCATAAGCAAAGACCATAAAACCCATCATGCATTCAAGAGaaaaaaacccactggaactgATGAAAACAGAGTAATGGAAAACAAGAGCATTAAA atagcgagaatgaagggcgggagGAAGAGGTCACGACATGCTTCTACTAGTGAGGATCCAGCGGATCGACACGagcgcttgcatgcttctacCAGGCGCGACGACCATATTGCAGCCACTCAGGCggtagaggcttcagctccGTCTCCATCCCCATCTGCTACTCCGGTCGAGGCTCCGTTAGCTACCCCGGCTCCATCTGCTACTCCG gaggagattgatgctgctgatgtTGTGCCAGATGTGGTGCCAGAGGGCGGTGCAGAGGGCGGTGCGGATGAAGACCTCATCCAGAGGGTGGCACCGTTTCCCGGGGGGCCTGAGGATCTGTCGCTTCTTGCGCATTATCCTGACCACAAGGCTCCTTGGACGTGGCAGGCACTTCTTCGCACAGACCCGCGGTACGTGGACCGTCGGACATTGAGGGTGGCCACTGTTGGGGGGAAGGTATGGAACCTCCCCTGTGATGGCGATTCAGAGGCCCACACACATGTGCGACAGCTGCTGCAGCAGACGGGTTTGTATCACCTGCCTTGGTGCGGGTTACCGGAGACAGACCCAGCTGTCGTACTGGCCCTTGttgagagatggcatgaggagacgagtagcttccacatgccgttcggggagatgactatcaccctggacgatgtgtctgctcttctccatcttcccacagggtcgaggttctacactCCGGGCAGAGGGGAGCGAGACGAGGTTGCAGCGCTCTGCGCCCAGCTCttgggaggatctgttgctgCTTATCTGGCTGAGTTTGAGGCGGCGGGTGGCCAGAACATTCGGTTcattactctgaagaccatgtacacgtctgctatggatg ggggacgctatgaggatgctgctaggatctggctggtgaaccagcttggtGCCACCCTCTTTGCCAGCAAGAGTGGTGGTTACCACACTACTGTCTACTGGATCGGGATGCTTGAGGACCTCGGTCGCGTGTCGGAGTACGCGTGGGGTGCGATTGTGCTGGCTTCGTTGTACGAACAGCTGAGTCGTGCATCCCGCAGGAAGACAGCGCAGATCGGTGGGTTCACCTCCCTCGTGCTGTCATGGGCGTATGAGTACATATCCAGCAGCGTCATTATCAGGACGGAGGTCCCCGGCTAA
- the LOC130726705 gene encoding histone-lysine N-methyltransferase, H3 lysine-9 specific SUVH5-like encodes MEPFWRNHGKGSSYSSVVSYKGVSLKHKKVNKALSVFRKLSSKLFDELKAENPRDSGAKFKALCNAAKIMSDKHACENTKKRVGVVEGIEIGDKFQYRAELVIIGLHLQHSSGIDYMGKGESSLATSIVVTKRYANTINPNGSLVYIGQGGNSAAGRNVLSHDQKLEGGNLAMKNSMDARSPVRVILKVFGSSDYESENESDNSSMFSYIYDGLYWVTDFTQGRGNNGKLVFKFTLDRMLNQPQSCVAHGDLGLKGSSASSSSTHKRSKGSSSAAQKEKTRRNDVSEGKENFAIPLMATSDCAEFPPPFEYIVDLVYSGRLSLMQQPNPKDSRAPFQLAIYKTERKGWGVRTRSYIPSGSFVCEFIGEVHHYGSKAGLRLGVDNYILDMGMYVSKF; translated from the coding sequence ATGGAACCGTTTTGGAGAAATCATGGAAAAGGGTCATCATATTCATCTGTGGTTTCTTATAAAGGAGTCTCTCTGAAACACAAAAAGGTGAACAAAGCATTGTCAGTGTTTAGGAAATTGTCCTCCAAACTTTTTGATGAACTCAAAGCCGAGAACCCTCGAGATTCTGGAGCGAAATTTAAAGCCCTGTGTAACGCGGCGAAGATAATGAGCGATAAGCATGCGTGTGAAAACACGAAAAAGCGAGTCGGAGTTGTGGAAGGAATTGAGATTGGTGACAAGTTTCAATACAGGGCTGAACTTGTCATTATTGGCCTCCACCTTCAGCATTCAAGTGGTATTGATTATATGGGGAAGGGTGAGAGCTCGTTGGCAACAAGCATTGTGGTAACCAAACGCTATGCTAACACGATAAACCCTAATGGTTCCTTGGTTTACATAGGTCAGGGAGGGAACTCTGCTGCAGGAAGAAATGTTCTGTCCCATGATCAGAAGTTGGAGGGTGGGAATCTTGCTATGAAAAATAGCATGGATGCTAGAAGTCCTGTGAGGGTGATATTGAAAGTTTTTGGGAGTTCTGATTatgagagtgagaatgagagtgaCAACAGCTCTATGTTCTCATATATTTATGATGGACTGTATTGGGTGACTGATTTTACCCAAGGCAGGGGTAACAATGGGAAACTTGTGTTCAAGTTCACATTGGATAGAATGTTAAATCAACCCCAAAGCTGTGTTGCTCATGGAGATTTGGGTTTGAAAGGGTCGTCTGCTTCAAGTTCTAGTACTCACAAGAGATCAAAAGGTAGTTCATCAGCAGCACAAAAGGAGAAGACTCGAAGGAATGATGTTTCTGAGGGTAAAGAAAACTTTGCTATTCCGTTGATGGCAACAAGTGACTGTGCTGAATTTCCTCCACCTTTTGAATACATAGTCGATTTAGTCTATTCAGGGAGGTTGAGCTTGATGCAGCAGCCAAATCCAAAAGATTCGCGTGCTCCATTCCAGCTAGCCATTTATAAGACGGAAAGGAAGGGTTGGGGTGTTAGAACCCGGTCGTACATTCCATCTGGAAGCTTTGTGTGTGAGTTCATTGGGGAAGTTCATCACTATGGATCAAAAGCTGGATTAAGGTTAGGTGTTGATAACTATATACTTGACATGGGTATGTATGTTTCTAAATTCTGA